A genomic segment from Aegilops tauschii subsp. strangulata cultivar AL8/78 chromosome 1, Aet v6.0, whole genome shotgun sequence encodes:
- the LOC109771898 gene encoding glyoxylase I 4-like: MASGGVLPLASLNHISIVCSSVEESLRFYMNVLGFIPIRRPGSFNFNGAWLFNYGIGIHLLQCEEPRSLPGKTEINPKDNHISFQCESMVAVERRLKELGIPYIQRCVEEGGIYVDQIFFHDPDGFMIEICNCDNLPVIPLADHTFTMAACKRVVAVKQQQKPLAVQAPPLQTTATTTAAQCVPSANKAMQRVGGEEAAHVSCA; this comes from the exons ATGGCGAGCGGCGGCGTGCTGCCATTGGCATCGCTGAACCACATCAGCATCGTTTGCAGTTCGGTGGAGGAGTCGCTACGCTTCTACATGAATGTCCTGGGCTTCATCCCCATCCGCCGCCCCGGATCTTTCAACTTCAACGGCGCATG GTTATTTAACTATGGGATCGGCATCCACCTGTTGCAATGTGAAGAGCCACGGAGTTTGCCCGGGAAGACGGAGATCAACCCCAAGGATAACCACATCTCGTTCCAG TGCGAGAGCATGGTGGCGGTGGAGCGGCGGCTCAAGGAGCTGGGCATCCCGTACATCCAGCGGTGCGTGGAGGAGGGCGGCATCTACGTGGACCAGATCTTCTTCCACGACCCCGACGGCTTCATGATCGAGATCTGCAACTGCGACAACCTCCCCGTTATCCCGCTTGCCGACCATACCTTCACCATGGCCGCCTGCAAGAGGGTCGTCGCCGTCAAGCAACAGCAGAAGCCGCTGGCGGTACAAGCTCCTCCCCTGCAGACGACGGCGACAACCACGGCAGCACAGTGCGTGCCGTCAGCCAACAAGGCGATGCAGCGTGTaggcggcgaggaggcggcacaCGTCTCGTGCGCGTGA